One part of the Algibacter sp. L1A34 genome encodes these proteins:
- a CDS encoding DUF1566 domain-containing protein — MKTLKNTTARVVTLIVLLMFTVQACKDKNSSAQPIINDVQNYVQVATGQVTLYDEDGNVIPSLKPSDSLFGQDANYLKGKKMSYQKNEEGITTDLNTGLMWQEVPTTEGFDWKGAKEYCENLELDGYDDWRMPTAKELYSISDFSEGWPYLDTNYFSLVNNEHVDKSEQYWADNKYVGHTEEGQYAAAFGVNHATGHIKAYPGEEPEDRGDRKGPPPGNQKPQGQESENGEKGNRPPPPGNGERPTGNPMLKHVRAVRGNAYGVNDFYDNGDNTITDKASGLMWSKNDSEKGLDWKNALYYAENSTLAEYSDWRLPNVKELQGIVDYDFAPGAKDKEQEGPAIDPIFNISEITNENSDIDYPYFWTSTSAHFQKGKPFYYAWYVAFGRAVNNEGLDFHGAGAVRFDTKHENGPASEGGERYYNYVRLVRNLK, encoded by the coding sequence ATGAAAACATTAAAAAATACCACAGCAAGAGTTGTAACTTTAATTGTGTTACTCATGTTTACAGTACAGGCATGTAAAGATAAAAATTCAAGTGCTCAGCCAATTATTAATGATGTACAGAATTATGTACAGGTTGCCACTGGTCAAGTGACTTTGTATGATGAAGATGGCAACGTAATTCCATCTTTAAAACCAAGTGATTCACTTTTTGGTCAAGATGCTAATTATCTTAAAGGCAAAAAAATGTCTTATCAAAAAAATGAAGAAGGCATCACAACAGATTTAAATACAGGTTTAATGTGGCAAGAAGTGCCTACCACAGAAGGTTTTGATTGGAAAGGTGCTAAAGAATACTGCGAAAACCTAGAGTTAGATGGTTATGATGATTGGAGGATGCCAACAGCAAAAGAGTTATACTCAATTAGCGATTTTAGCGAAGGTTGGCCTTATTTGGATACCAATTATTTCTCACTTGTAAATAATGAACATGTTGATAAAAGTGAACAATATTGGGCAGATAATAAATATGTAGGTCATACAGAAGAAGGTCAATATGCTGCGGCTTTTGGTGTTAATCATGCTACAGGACATATAAAAGCTTATCCAGGCGAAGAGCCAGAAGATAGAGGTGATCGTAAAGGGCCTCCTCCAGGAAACCAAAAACCTCAAGGGCAAGAAAGTGAAAATGGAGAAAAAGGAAATAGACCTCCACCTCCAGGGAATGGTGAGCGACCAACAGGTAACCCAATGTTAAAGCATGTTCGTGCAGTTCGTGGAAATGCTTATGGTGTTAATGATTTTTATGATAATGGAGATAATACTATTACAGATAAAGCATCAGGTTTAATGTGGTCTAAAAACGACAGTGAAAAAGGTTTAGATTGGAAAAATGCACTTTACTATGCGGAAAATTCCACCTTGGCAGAATATTCAGATTGGCGTTTACCTAATGTAAAAGAACTTCAAGGTATTGTTGATTATGATTTTGCACCTGGTGCAAAAGACAAAGAACAAGAAGGACCTGCAATAGATCCAATTTTTAATATTTCAGAAATTACTAATGAAAATAGCGATATAGATTATCCATATTTCTGGACTAGTACTTCTGCACATTTTCAAAAAGGAAAACCCTTCTATTACGCATGGTATGTTGCTTTTGGACGTGCCGTGAATAATGAAGGTTTAGATTTTCATGGAGCAGGAGCGGTTAGGTTCGATACAAAACATGAAAATGGACCTGCTAGTGAAGGTGGTGAGAGATATTATAATTACGTTCGTTTGGTAAGAAACTTGAAGTAA
- a CDS encoding YbhB/YbcL family Raf kinase inhibitor-like protein, translating into MKYSKFIVPILFIGLMSCENNKKATTEVNHDDFKTIHSDFKLSSIAIEDGVLLDAYKCEEKVNDVENSIPLSWGNVPEGTKSLAVVMYHYPKKDNKTEINSYLLLWGINPETTEIPYKMASKGNWFMGANKDGTAISYTSPCSRGKGKHEYIIALYALSETPAILPKKHSLTVDYNVFMNALDTVNIIDRTTLTFIDSN; encoded by the coding sequence ATGAAATATTCAAAATTTATAGTTCCCATACTTTTTATTGGATTGATGTCTTGTGAAAATAATAAAAAAGCGACTACAGAAGTGAATCATGATGATTTTAAAACCATACATTCAGATTTTAAACTATCGAGTATTGCGATAGAGGATGGTGTTTTATTAGATGCTTATAAGTGTGAGGAAAAGGTTAATGATGTTGAAAACTCCATACCTCTTTCATGGGGGAATGTGCCTGAAGGCACTAAATCTTTAGCTGTCGTGATGTATCATTATCCCAAAAAAGATAATAAAACAGAAATCAATTCATATCTGTTATTATGGGGTATAAATCCTGAAACAACAGAGATTCCATACAAAATGGCGTCTAAAGGTAATTGGTTTATGGGTGCAAATAAAGATGGTACAGCCATATCATATACGTCACCTTGTTCTCGTGGCAAAGGTAAGCACGAATACATCATAGCGCTTTATGCCTTATCAGAAACACCTGCCATTTTACCTAAAAAACACAGTTTAACCGTAGATTACAATGTATTTATGAATGCATTGGATACCGTGAACATTATAGATAGAACGACTTTAACATTTATAGACTCAAATTAA
- a CDS encoding YHYH protein produces the protein MKNALIIIFFLILNGTVFAHEGGHGIPLKQWELTSTNKIINADFVKYENDEVWLIDGNHTVKIFQISDFSEANQKYIKTKSESILALNGSIAAEADSQSVSNFNWALIGLGIFLLSFSVFKLIKQKKVLYLTHGAFGIIVLLIVSCKNTNTAKTSIAEVPPSNVSMMQSFFEKFEGVTTRTDDNYLYISSNGLPDHDMMVGITNWQQQVPINQNYTGNNSWAIPTHPKMAEHPLSTKTNLLKGAIAVAVNGIPIFNPLNNRGEDANAIGELDNWGGHCGRADDYHYHLPPLHLQDQVGIGNPLAYAVDGFPVYGETTDALDVYLGKTNADGSYEYHTIKKYPYFIAGMRGEVILDPKTKAPENQVYPQPRTQELRPALRPLRGAEIIDFKSLEENSYALTYSLDSKEYTINYSWDREDTYSYQFINPDGTVTVETYKPRDK, from the coding sequence ATGAAAAACGCACTTATAATTATTTTTTTTTTGATATTAAATGGGACGGTTTTTGCTCATGAAGGTGGACATGGGATTCCTTTAAAACAATGGGAATTAACAAGTACTAATAAAATAATTAATGCTGATTTTGTTAAATATGAAAATGATGAGGTTTGGCTTATAGATGGCAATCATACTGTCAAGATTTTTCAAATTTCAGACTTTTCCGAAGCAAATCAAAAGTATATTAAAACCAAAAGTGAATCCATTCTTGCTTTAAATGGTAGTATTGCTGCTGAAGCTGATTCTCAATCAGTATCAAATTTTAATTGGGCACTTATAGGTTTAGGTATTTTTCTTTTGTCCTTTTCTGTATTTAAACTGATAAAACAAAAAAAAGTGTTGTATTTAACTCACGGAGCATTTGGTATAATCGTTCTGCTAATTGTATCATGTAAAAACACGAATACTGCTAAAACGAGTATTGCAGAAGTGCCTCCCAGTAATGTCTCGATGATGCAAAGTTTTTTCGAAAAATTTGAAGGTGTTACAACACGTACAGACGACAACTACCTGTATATTTCATCAAATGGGTTACCAGATCATGATATGATGGTTGGTATTACAAACTGGCAACAACAAGTGCCTATAAACCAAAATTACACAGGTAATAATAGTTGGGCTATACCTACGCATCCAAAAATGGCAGAACACCCATTATCGACAAAAACCAATTTACTAAAAGGTGCGATTGCTGTCGCTGTAAATGGAATTCCCATTTTTAATCCTTTAAATAATAGAGGTGAAGATGCTAATGCTATTGGAGAATTAGACAATTGGGGCGGACATTGTGGACGTGCAGACGATTATCATTACCATTTGCCACCATTACACCTGCAAGATCAAGTAGGTATTGGTAACCCACTAGCTTATGCTGTAGATGGTTTTCCTGTATATGGAGAAACAACAGATGCGTTAGATGTCTATTTAGGAAAAACAAATGCAGACGGTTCTTATGAATACCATACTATTAAAAAATATCCTTATTTTATTGCAGGTATGCGAGGTGAAGTGATATTAGACCCAAAAACAAAAGCGCCAGAAAATCAAGTATATCCGCAACCTAGAACACAAGAATTACGACCTGCATTACGACCATTGCGAGGTGCTGAGATTATTGACTTTAAATCTTTAGAAGAAAATTCATATGCATTAACGTACAGTTTAGATTCAAAAGAATATACTATAAATTATAGTTGGGACAGAGAAGACACTTACAGCTATCAATTTATAAACCCTGATGGCACAGTAACCGTTGAAACCTATAAACCAAGAGACAAATGA
- a CDS encoding LytR/AlgR family response regulator transcription factor produces MSNIKITCVIVDDEPMALNLVESYVKKTPFLELKQKCSSAIEAMEFIKERPVDLLFLDIQMPDLTGLEFSKMLPKETRVIFTTAFDQYALDGFKVEALDYLLKPFDYAEFLAAANKANTWFSLVKGKQQNTVSEEKEFLFVKSEYKQLRIKLADVLYFEGLKDYIKIWIKDNPKAILTLMSLKSLQEELPDTQFMRVHRSFIVALKNIEVVERSQIIINKQRITVSEQYKSTFLDYINSNSLNL; encoded by the coding sequence ATGAGCAATATAAAAATCACCTGTGTTATTGTAGACGATGAGCCTATGGCGCTTAATTTAGTGGAAAGTTATGTGAAGAAAACACCTTTTTTAGAGCTAAAACAAAAATGTAGTAGTGCTATTGAAGCTATGGAGTTTATAAAAGAGCGCCCCGTAGATTTATTATTTTTAGATATACAAATGCCAGATTTAACTGGTTTGGAGTTTTCAAAAATGCTACCAAAAGAAACACGAGTTATTTTTACTACTGCTTTTGATCAATATGCCCTAGATGGTTTTAAAGTGGAAGCTTTAGATTATCTTTTAAAACCTTTTGATTATGCGGAGTTTCTAGCAGCAGCAAATAAAGCAAACACTTGGTTCTCATTAGTAAAAGGAAAACAACAAAATACGGTTTCTGAAGAAAAGGAGTTTCTTTTTGTAAAATCTGAATATAAACAGTTACGAATTAAGCTAGCAGATGTGTTGTATTTTGAAGGTTTAAAAGATTACATTAAAATTTGGATAAAAGATAATCCAAAGGCTATTTTAACATTAATGAGTTTAAAGTCCTTACAGGAAGAATTACCAGATACGCAATTTATGCGCGTGCATCGCTCTTTTATTGTGGCTCTAAAAAATATAGAAGTTGTAGAGCGTAGCCAAATTATAATTAATAAGCAGCGCATAACAGTTTCCGAGCAATACAAGAGTACTTTTTTAGACTATATTAATTCCAATTCGTTAAACCTATAA
- a CDS encoding DoxX family protein, whose translation MKKDIDFGLLLLRIVIAGLMLFHGIAKLNSLTGIENMLAEVGLPSVMAYGVYVTELIAPILIIIGFRIRLASLMFFLGMVAALILAHADHIFAISKTGGLEIEVLLLYAFGGLVFFFTGSGSYAVSTSNKWD comes from the coding sequence ATGAAAAAGGATATAGACTTCGGATTATTGTTATTAAGAATAGTAATAGCAGGACTAATGCTATTTCATGGCATTGCAAAATTAAATAGTCTCACAGGTATCGAAAATATGCTTGCAGAAGTTGGTTTGCCTTCAGTGATGGCATATGGAGTATATGTAACAGAGTTAATAGCACCAATATTGATTATAATTGGGTTTAGAATCAGATTAGCGTCATTAATGTTTTTCTTAGGTATGGTTGCTGCACTTATTTTAGCACATGCAGATCATATTTTTGCTATTTCAAAAACAGGAGGTCTAGAAATTGAAGTACTTTTGTTATATGCATTTGGAGGTTTGGTATTCTTTTTTACGGGTTCTGGCAGCTATGCAGTGTCTACTTCTAACAAGTGGGATTAA
- a CDS encoding sensor histidine kinase: MHKNKKISVLLHLLVWLVLFCMPYLLSYGQEQEINRVIAHFWIPLVFYAFIFYLNYFVFIDRFLFEKKTTQFILINVVIIAFFIFLKEQIEVTFFEELMKKRDNTKGEGPPFKMFVYIQMLSYMAPLLFSIAIKSTKRWVKTEAERKEAINVKLKSELQHLHYQLQPHFFFNSLNNIYALVDISPDRAKSSIHSLSKLMRYMLYETSVESVLLSKEIDFMKKYIELMKLRISDKTKVNYNFPEEETGITIAPLLFISLIENAFKHGVSASKESKININMTVDKQTVLFTIENANFPKKTDDKSGSGIGLVNIEKRLELLYPNKHSFKTFIKNEHFFAQLEIETN, encoded by the coding sequence ATGCATAAAAATAAAAAAATAAGTGTCCTTTTACACCTCCTAGTTTGGCTTGTTCTGTTTTGTATGCCATATCTTTTATCGTATGGACAAGAGCAAGAAATTAATAGGGTTATTGCACATTTTTGGATTCCCTTAGTTTTTTATGCATTCATTTTTTATCTCAATTATTTTGTTTTTATAGATCGCTTTTTATTCGAGAAAAAAACAACTCAATTTATTTTAATTAATGTTGTTATTATTGCTTTCTTCATATTTTTAAAAGAGCAAATTGAAGTTACCTTTTTTGAAGAGCTTATGAAAAAGCGAGATAATACTAAAGGTGAAGGTCCTCCTTTTAAAATGTTTGTTTATATACAAATGCTATCTTACATGGCACCTTTATTATTTTCTATAGCAATAAAAAGCACAAAACGTTGGGTGAAAACTGAAGCAGAACGTAAAGAAGCCATAAATGTAAAATTGAAATCAGAGCTTCAGCATTTACATTACCAATTGCAACCGCATTTCTTTTTTAATTCTCTAAACAATATTTATGCTTTGGTAGATATTTCTCCGGATCGTGCGAAATCATCAATCCATAGTTTGAGTAAATTAATGCGATATATGCTATATGAAACAAGTGTAGAGTCTGTTTTATTATCTAAAGAAATAGACTTTATGAAAAAGTATATAGAATTAATGAAGCTTAGAATCTCAGATAAAACCAAAGTGAATTATAACTTCCCTGAAGAAGAAACAGGTATAACCATTGCTCCGTTATTATTTATATCATTAATTGAAAATGCTTTTAAACATGGCGTTTCTGCTAGTAAAGAGAGTAAAATTAATATAAATATGACAGTTGATAAACAAACTGTTCTATTTACTATTGAAAATGCTAATTTTCCTAAAAAGACAGATGATAAGAGTGGTTCCGGTATCGGGCTTGTTAATATTGAAAAGCGTTTAGAATTATTATACCCAAACAAACACAGCTTTAAAACGTTTATTAAAAACGAACACTTTTTTGCACAATTAGAAATTGAAACCAACTAA